In the Chryseobacterium sp. MYb264 genome, one interval contains:
- a CDS encoding TlpA family protein disulfide reductase: MKKIFVLSAVVAALSIQAQFTVSVQTPSDFNSQDAILYSLNGSRDIIASTEKVKNGQLTFKYPNTYSGMMKVYFPGSNNTFSFISENKNVNIKLEAKNNKISNIIYQDEANNLMSKQQEGSQKKEVILPALSQIKEYYKDDTEFGKALKTEIDRLSGVSNAIDPAQHPFISYYNTNYSKFIGNDPSKKVSQDDFINFIDKSNDMLESSSLLRPILVAYLNGGGNANVAGSVDRLLDTLKVETPRGQTVLSELIDIFDVYEMKDLKDKYLSLAKNLKCTITDRLASTLKSNANVEIGATFPNNKFQSPVNTTAKSIYDVKADKKVIVFWSSTCSHCENELPKLLEKYNDLKAKNIQIIGLSLDADKDSYSKKIAAFPWINDSELRGWNSTYTETYNVHATPTYFILDANNKIISRPDHVGDVLEYFKLK; the protein is encoded by the coding sequence ATGAAAAAGATTTTTGTATTATCTGCAGTTGTGGCTGCACTTTCTATACAGGCACAGTTCACGGTTTCGGTTCAGACACCCTCAGATTTTAACAGTCAGGATGCTATTTTATATAGCTTAAATGGTTCAAGAGACATTATCGCTTCCACGGAAAAAGTGAAGAACGGGCAGTTAACGTTTAAATATCCAAATACCTACTCGGGGATGATGAAAGTATATTTCCCCGGATCGAATAATACATTCAGCTTTATTTCAGAAAATAAAAATGTAAATATAAAGCTTGAGGCCAAGAACAATAAAATAAGCAATATTATCTACCAGGATGAAGCCAATAATCTGATGAGTAAGCAACAGGAAGGCTCACAGAAGAAAGAGGTAATTCTGCCTGCTTTATCACAGATTAAAGAGTATTATAAGGATGATACTGAATTCGGAAAAGCTTTAAAAACTGAAATCGACAGGCTTTCAGGAGTGTCTAATGCTATCGATCCTGCTCAGCATCCCTTTATTTCATACTACAACACCAATTATAGTAAATTTATCGGAAATGACCCCTCTAAGAAGGTTTCTCAGGATGATTTTATTAACTTTATAGACAAGTCGAATGATATGCTTGAAAGTTCGTCTCTATTGAGACCTATTTTGGTTGCTTATTTAAATGGAGGTGGTAATGCTAATGTAGCCGGTTCAGTTGACCGTCTATTAGATACATTAAAAGTGGAAACTCCCAGAGGGCAAACTGTACTTTCTGAACTCATCGATATTTTTGATGTTTATGAAATGAAAGATTTAAAAGATAAGTATCTTAGTCTGGCTAAAAATCTAAAATGTACTATTACCGACAGGTTGGCCTCTACATTAAAATCTAACGCGAATGTAGAAATAGGAGCAACCTTCCCTAATAATAAATTTCAGTCTCCTGTCAATACAACAGCGAAATCAATCTATGATGTAAAGGCAGACAAAAAAGTGATTGTCTTTTGGTCCTCCACATGTTCTCACTGTGAGAATGAGCTGCCTAAGCTATTGGAAAAGTATAATGATTTAAAAGCGAAGAATATTCAGATTATAGGATTATCATTAGATGCGGACAAAGATTCGTATTCAAAGAAAATTGCAGCATTTCCATGGATCAATGATTCAGAACTAAGAGGCTGGAACAGTACTTATACTGAAACCTACAATGTTCATGCAACTCCGACGTATTTTATTTTAGATGCTAACAACAAGATAATCAGTAGACCAGATCATGTTGGTGATGTTTTAGAATATTTTAAGTTAAAATAA